A window of Acinonyx jubatus isolate Ajub_Pintada_27869175 chromosome B2, VMU_Ajub_asm_v1.0, whole genome shotgun sequence genomic DNA:
GGAGCAAGCCCACCCAAGGACAGCAGGCCAAGGAAGTGCAAGGGACAAAAACTTTCAGTAAAACGTTTGgactgaaaggagaaagaaagaacacttttctagaagaggaaggagagagatacagtgtAAGTTACGGGCCACAGGTAAGCCAGTGGGAGAGACATTTAGAGGAAGTGAATAAGACAGTGGATATTCATACCAGAGAAAAGGTTAGGTGGCTAGGAAAGAGAAATTCATTGACGCTTTAGAATGCAGTGAGATCCCTCAGCCAGTGGCGAGAACAGCTCTCTGCTCCAGACCAGGAGGGATGTCCCCAAATGCCTGGAGACAGCTAATGTTAGAAAGCCCGGGCACACTAGGTTGGGCGGGGCTGCACTTACACGTTTCCTCAACTGTAATATGGTGAAAAGTATTCCTATCCTAGGATTTCTTCTTCCTGAAGTACAACCATACAAAGTGATGGTAGTTCTGGTATTCTCAACCTTGGGCGAGTATCAGAATTGTTTGTTGACTGTAAAATATATCTtgatatagaatatatattattacacCATTTCTCAACTCTGATACTCTGAGTCTGCTGCAGAGAGTGGTTGTgggcatttcatatttttataagacCTTTGATGAACCTCATAGTTTTATTTGTTCAAATGTGTGATGAGACCTATTAGCCACAACTCGTTTGCAGGGTTTTTTACCTGAAGAGCTTAGCTCCCATGTTGAAGGAATGGGGTTCCATGAAATCAGGTTCTCTCTGAGGATGAGCGGgaggtgaaaagaaagccagCCACACAGGTTCCAGAGCGAGCCACTCCCTCCCAGGCCACACGACCAAGACCTGTACTCTTCTGAGAGTGGAAGGATCCATgtttaatatatatctttatgtgcatgttttaaatttttctgtccTAACATTCATGACTTCTGAGTCAGTGTCAGtgagaaaaatttataaatgaagaaattaggaGAAGGgaatagaaaacaggaagaagacGTCAAAATAAAAGTGACGTTTTATTAATGACAGAGTGGGCAAAATAAAATTGGGAGAAAGCTGACCTAGACTTCTGGTTTAAATCTGGGccctgtggtgcctgggtggctcaatcagttgagcagcGCCTTGgcgatctcaactcaggtcaagatctcaaggttgtgagttcaagccctgccttgggctccatgctgtgtttgtagcctacttaaaacaaacaaacaaacaaaaatatataaatgcagaTGGAACCCGCTGGGCTGTGTAGCAAGGGTGGCTCACACCATGTATTTTTTCCATGAAATTACCATATTATatacactatttttatttatttccatgaatTAAAGAGCATATTGAGATTTCAGTTTTACTTATAATCTCAGACCTTGTACTTTTTCTCGATAGTGTTTGACATTCCTTCCTAGCTAAGTGACCCCTTATAAAGTATGTGTTCGAGGTGGGGAGGGGTTAGTAAAAGTCAGGAACCCCAAAACGCTCAATATGGGGGCAGAAGAATGTAATTACTTAATTATTTCGCAAGTGTTACAAATCATATGCCATTCAGAGCTTTCCTACCCTCTGCTGGGTCTCTTTTCTTTGCTAAAACAAGTATGAGGTTCTAACAGGTGGTCTCTCTCAGGCCAGAGTCTCATTTTAAGTATCTGCAATAGGCACCTTTTTGTTAACCAGGATGGAGAGAGGGTGTGCCCTCCCCACCTTTTAACTGAAATAACTGATCTTGGACATTTTCAAAAGCGGCAGCAGGAGGCTAAGGGGAATTTTTGATTTGAAAGGCTCTCTCTTCCAACCACATTCAGGtccaattctgttttttttttttttttttcttaatgggaTTAGCCTTGTTTAAAACACCAATAATCTCATCAAAGGCCCTCCAGGGGAGGGCCTTGTAGGCTTTGTAATGACCTTAATCGAGTATTAGCCCTGCCCTGCGATTAACCCCCAGCTACACCAAATGTTTGTTCTTGTCTCTAAACCTGGAGAAGGTTGAAAAGGGATCAgctgaggaggaaaggggagcTTGTCAGGAATTACAGGCAGAACTGAGAGGCCCAGCAGGGCCAGGAAGAAGGTCCAAGGGCAACGCGTTCTCCAAGCCTAGTTGTACATTCCCTGTCACAGACTTTTGTTGATACAAGAGTcacccaataaatgtttgaaagaaaacaagaagttttaacttgcaaatttctttttgtttccataggTCCAGGGCTTACACTGTCCAGCACAAAGAAGGTCATCTAAATACGTCAGTTTAATAGGAATATTAAAAGGAATGGAAGGGAAAGTCCTTTGACCTATAAACGCACCGTCCTTCCCATACCACCTCTACATTTCCCCCAAAAAAATCATTCCATAATTTATTAGTTATTAAGTGAAAATACAGACAAACGTGGAGGGGGCGGTCCCTCTACTCAGCGGCTTTGACATAACACATTCCACTGGCAAACGCTCGCGGAAAAAAGAAACGCAGAACAAAAGAGAAACGGGAGCCTTTTGGCGGAAGGAGAGCTGACCCTCCTCCCCGGGCCGCCCTACTGCCGACGAAGGGCGAGATTCACTAGCCAATCACAACGTTGGAATGTTAATGagctctctttgccccacccccttGCTGACCTCATGGGGGGAACGCGTCAGTGCCTCTTGTTCTCAATCAGGTCCGCATAAATGCTATTTAAGGAACTGCGTGAGCGGGCAACGCTCACTTTGGTTGCAGCCATGTCTGGTCGCGGCAAGGGCGGGAAAGGCCTGGGCAAGGGGGGCGCCAAGCGCCACCGCAAGGTGCTGCGCGACAACATCCAAGGCATCACGAAGCCCGCCATCCGGCGGCTGGCCCGGCGCGGCGGCGTCAAGCGCATCTCCGGTCTCATCTACGAAGAGACCCGCGGGGTGCTCAAGGTGTTCCTGGAGAACGTGATCCGGGACGCCGTCACCTACACGGAGCACGCCAAGCGCAAGACGGTCACGGCCATGGACGTGGTGTACGCGCTCAAGCGCCAGGGCCGCACCCTCTATGGCTTCGGGGGCTGAGCGCCCGGGACCCGCCATATTTCCGAACACAAAGGCCCTTTTCAGGGCCGCCCACAAAGTCACTTAAAGGGCTGTCGTGCTTGCGGAAACGGGATCGGGGGCACGTAAGACTTCCGCAGGCGCAAAACTGGTGAGCAGTAGGATATTGTGTGCGGTACTGTAGCAAGTCTTGTGACGCTTGGGTACACTTTAggattttcaaagaaatacacaTTGGAGTAAATAGGCCAGTAAATGCTGCCAATGAGAGGGTTCCAGAAGGGAAATGCGTTCTGTTCTACACAAACGGAAACAAAAGATCTTGGCCAACGTCCTACGGATTCATCCGCATGACCGGAAGCGTCCTGGGCACAAAGCTCCGGTGACCGCAGCCGCGGCTATGTAAATGCAGGTCCTCTGAGGACAAGCTCTGATTGGGTGACATTCGGTGTGTCAGAGGCTGCGGAGGGTGAGATTCCGGGGCCATTTTCCTGTTGGCCACAAAGGGTTTCGTAGCTGTCCCCGGAGCCGGAGGAAAAACCTCTGTTGGTTAACTTTGCTTTTAATCCAGGCGCTACACCAGTACTAGGAGCAAAAAGCACAGAGGCTCCCGGGACCAGTTCTAGACGGATTCGCGCGGTGCCGGGGGCCTGCTGGCTGCCAGGCGCAGGCCGGGGGTCAGTCCACTGCGGGGCACGGCAGTCACACAAGGGACTCGCGGCCTTGCCCGGCAAGTGAAGCGTATTTGGGCGCTGCAGCTCCGACCTGGAAGGGAATCGCCGCCGTGTGCAAGCAAGACATGGGCTGTGCATGATTCTGTATGACTTCAAACCATTGTTTATTCGTTCTGACAAAATTGTCAGAGGCCCAGTTATAGAAATGAATTTAGAAAGGCCAGGCTCTAGTGTTCTCTTCAATACATGgttatatgcaaaagaatgcGTTACGTAAttctgcattgggctttgtgggGTTGCCCCCAATACTACCAAGGCCCCAAATAAATCAGCAGTATGAATTTCGTACTTACAATCATCTTTAAATAAGAATGCCAGTTCCTAAATTGAGAGCTGGAATAAACGAACTTTTCTTAAAACGAAAAAAGATGCTTTGACTCAGACCCTGAGAATTTCCTAAGAACAGTTTTTGTTAGGTCAGTTCGGACCCTAACAACTCTGTAACCCCACCATTTCCATACAGGTTTTAGACTTAATATTCTTCAGCCTGTGGAACACAATCTGGACAAGCCTGTACACtctctttgtaaataaaatacatagacttATAATTAGACTAATCCTAAAATGAAGCCATTTCTTAATGTGGCAACATAGTATTTGGAAATATTGAGGATAAGCGCTATTGCAATAGTCTCACGACTGTAAACTGAAAATACTTATTTCTGCTAATCAAGTGAAAAGTCGCCCAGATTTACAAACTTCCCCCTCATCCGGtttgttataaattttttaaaaaattttatgtttattgtacagagagagagagagagacagacgtaagagaggggcagagagagggagacaggatccaaagcaggccccaggctctgggctgtcagcacagagccccatgggggggctggaacccacaaaccgggagatcatggcctgtgccaaagacgcttaaccaactgagccacccaggcgccccagaagtttgTTACAATTTGATTCCTGTATACAttgacacccccctccccccccccccccccccccccccaccccccccccccccccccccccccccccggcaaagTTGTGAGCAGTGAGTTATGAAACCCTGGTTACAATGTCCCCGTGTACAAGTGTGAACTGGACCATGGCGCTTGGAAAGAAGTCACCTGTTTGTGCACGGAGCTGATCTCCACTCCTTCCTCCACATAAACGCAGGTATTCCCAGCTAAGGATGGGGAAGTACAAGGCCGTgtacccatttatttttattgatcctgggagtgcaagcagggagagggacagagagagggagagaattttaagcaggctccacactgacggtgcagagcctgatgtggggctcgaactcaggaacctgtgagatcatgacctgagcccaggatcaagagtcggacacaaacgactgcgccacccccccccccccagcctcctcccccccccccccagcctcctcccccatATGCCGTGTTGTAACTAGAAACATTTAAGCTCTTTGGGACCAGgcaacacaggaaaaaatttcaaatactggAATCCGTATTGGGCGACACATCTGACGAAATTTTCCACATCTTACAATGAAACTTGCTTAGTACACCGTACGGTGACCTATTTACGAACTTCTAAGCTTCCAGTGCCGAGccctttttaaagtatttggggTGGCTCTTAAAAGAGCCTTTGGGTTCTTTGAGAATGAGCCTTCGGTTTACTTCTTGAACGCCACCTTCCTGGTGCTGGTTTtctgctgggtgaccttggcctTCCCAGCCTTGGGCTCCCCTGCTCGGGCCTTTCCTGGGCTCTGCGCCGGCCGCCTGCCCCGGCCTCCTTTAGCCTTCCTGCTGCCTCGGGGTGCTTTCGGGGCTGTTGCTGCCCGAGGCTTCTTGGCCTTCTGGGTGGTCTTGGCACTTTTCGGGGACTTCGAATCCTTGGATATCAGCTTCTTCGCCTTGGCAGAAGTGGGCCTTTTGACCTTGCTCTTGCGGGGTTCAGGAATGGCCTTCTTGTTGAGCTTGAAGGAGCCCGAGGCGCCGGTGCCCTTGATCTGCACCAGGGTGCCCTTGCTCACCAGGCTCTTGAGGCCCAGCTTGATTCGGTTGTTGTTCTTCCCCACGTCGTAGCCGGCGGCCGCCAGCGCCTTCTTGAGGGCGGCCAGGGACATGCCAGCTCGCTCCTGGGACACCGCGAGAGCCTCCGTGATCAGCTTGGACACAGAAAGGCTCGGGGTCTTGCGACTTGAGCCTGGCATGCCCATCggctttctccccctcctcttagCTGGAGGATTCTCCACGGGGGCCGGGGCCGTGTCAGCTGTGGCCACAGGAACCGTCTCCGACATGTCAcggagaaagaaacacagaagtaACGTACCAGGCAAAGCGTAATGTGCAGTACGGTAGGGATGGAGGGGGAGCCTCAAGGCCTTATATAGAGCACGGCGCGCTGTGATTGGTGCATCGTCAGGCACCGCCCCGCCCCTCGGGGGAGGagcctttgtgtttcttttaccCCCAAAAGTTGGATCCCACACAAATCCTCTGAGCAGCATCGCCCAGGGTTTACTGCTGAGTGATCCGTGGAGATCCGGATTTCACGTGCCTTTTCACCTTTTCATGAGAAATGACCTTGCATGCCCGAAGTATCAGATAAAGCCCTTGATTTTCGGCGAAAttcaaggagaagaagaaaacttgCTCTTTTCCTTGTAATGTAAAAGTAAGTTTTAGCGCAAAATTTACCTCATCTCTTCTGAGTAGTTTTCCAAACGGTGGGCTTCCAATCCGTGGAGAAAATAAGTTATTCACGCACTGGTTTTTATGGGAAATTCTCTATGTATGTGAAGGAAATAACACAGGTCGCTTAAATGGCTCCCTGTGTAGACGATGCTTATAGAATCGGCCAAAGAGTGCAGAGTACGACTTTATTTAGGCAAACACAATCTAAGAAACCATAATCTGCAAGGTATGTGGGTGGCATGTGACCCAAACCAGTCCTCCGTCCATGCAGTTTGATAGAAGACCCTTAAGACTAACACATGATATCTGCTTAGTCCACATCAGGTCTGTCACCTCCGTGGCTGACGTCCTCAACtgaattttgcttctgttttcagtCATCCAAACCccactgcaccccacccccactgcctgaTGCCAAGCACACACACGGAAAAAGAGACCGTCCTTATTCTCAATCGCCTATAAAACGGGAGGCAGGAACGGTGGCTGAAGAGCTCAGTGGGAACCACAGGCCCAGATCTCTAACAGAACTGAGTTGGCAGATGTGCCTGCAAAGCTGGAAGAGAGTTCTCGCAACAAGGTTCAGGAGGCTTCTTTGGGCTTGTCCTAGGACTTGCCTCTGTAAGACGTCCAGATGCGGGGGTTGTTCTTCAAGGCCAGACCTTCCAGGAGGAGAGGAACGCGGTGCGGCCAAAGCTCCCCGGGGTTCAGCGGAGGAAAACCCCATAGGGACCATCTCATGGAGATCCCCAAATGCTCGCGCGAGAAGTTGGTTATTCTGAAGGCTTTAAGGAGAGGATTTGCATACTGGTGCTGTAGTTGTCTTGGTTTTTGAGTTTTCACAGAAACAATCATTATTGAAAAtggcccaggggcgcctgggtggctcagttggttaagcgtcggacttcggctccggtcatgatctcgcagtccgtgagttcgagccccacgtcgggctctgtgctgacagctcggagcctggagcctgtttcagattctgtgtctccctctctctctgaccctcccctgttcatgctctctctgtgtctcaaaaataaataaacattaaaaaaaaaatttaaaaaaaatggcccaATGTCAGAGGTTGGTAGTGTGTTTCTGTAGCCTCAAAAGAAAGACAAGGGCTTCGACTTTGTGGGAAAGGAGAGCATCTACGTGTGAAATATTTCTGAAGTGAAAATCAGAACATGAGACTTTCCAACTTCCGGGTGCAAAGTGAGATAGCAaagtctccgcctctctctggcTCATGGGCAcgtgcttacacacacacaccaggaacaAAAATTCAGGAAACGGGACATCTGGGCGGgcctgtcggttaagtgtccgacttagctcaggtcatgatcttgcagttcatgagctcaagccccgcgtcgggctctcttctgtcagcacggATCTCGCTTTGgaccctcagtttccctctctctctctgcccctcccccgattggcctctctctctgtctctctctcaatctcaaaaagtaaatacaccttaaaaaacATTGAGAAAACAATAACCACCTGAAGTGTCTGCATTCTGATACTTCctaatctatttcatttttttaaaatgctggttGCAAACTATGGGATTGATTTCACAACCCACTAATGCGCTGTGACCCTCcgtttgaaaaatcttttttcagGTTACAAGGTTACAAGAGGTTACAAGAGCATCTTACTGAGGACCTATTTCAGGGTTTCTTTACAATGCTTATttacttgtgagagagagaggcggagacccagtgcgagtgggggaggagcagacagagagggagatgcagaatctgaagcaggctgcaggctccgggctcagagctgtcagcacagagcccgatgcgggcctggaacccatgaacctgagcccaagtctgtcactaaacagacggagccacccaggcggcccaaggACCCTAAGTTTTAACACGTGTTTGGTTTCCCGGACCCTCGGTGTGACCTCTGAGTACTTGTGCTTGGAGGTCAGGTTGTGAAGTGGATTGATCCTTGTAATTAATTACACGTTGACAGAAGATATCATTCCATTGCTTTACAAGTAACAAAGaattgggagcacctgggtggctcagtccatcgaGTGCCCGACtgcggcccaggtcatgatctccccatttgtgggttcgagccccgcgtcgggctctgtgctgacagctcagagcctggagcctgcttgccattcggtgtctctctctctctctctctctctctgcccctccccgactcatgcacgtgctctctcgcgctctctgtctctcaaaaataaataaacattaaaagtaacaaagaattggagaattttaaaaattcttacattCTGCAATTTGAAACCTAGAGAGAGGACCATGATTTGTATCTTGCACTGGAGATCTAAACGCTACCATGAACACCCACACGCACAGCGCTTACGCTGTGTCGTCATCATCCCAATGATTTCcccttcaaaaaaggaaaaactgtagAAGCTAAGTTTATAGttaagaaactgagtcacagaaaagTCATGAAACTCACCCAAGGTCTTAGAGCTAGGAAGCAGGAGGCTGGCTTCAGAAGGCTCTGGCTAGTTATGCACATCAGCTGTGTTggagcatttattattatttttttcctcttactatGTCAGGACTGTTCGtgtaattccatttttagagcttgtatttttttattaaattttttttaatgtttatttatttttgagagaaagagaaacagtgtgagcacggaaggggcagaaagagagggagacacaggatccaaagcaggccccaggctctgagctgtcagcacagagcccaacgaggggcttgaactcgtgaaccatgagatcatgacctgagccagagtcggacgcttaactgagccacccaggcacccttagagcACTTGTGCTTTGTGGaccaataatataattttatcttgaaaaactTTCTATTGTGGGAAAGTCACCCTTCCAAACTCTCATTATTGAAACAATACTCCTGCTGTAAACATTTCCTTAGATCAACGTCTCATGGCAGTTCTTCTGAAGTCAAACAATGGAAGCgatcacaaagaaaataagagaactgttttcttttaaaaatataataaaattattctctCATGATATGGGAACTATAcagcccattcttttttttttcttttttttttttacatttatttatttttgagagacagagcacaagtgggggaaggagcagggagagagggagacacagaatctgaagcaggctccagactccgagctgtcagtacagagcctgatgtggggctcgaactcacaaaccgtgagatcatgacctgacccaaagtcggatgcttaactgactgagccacccaggtgccccagcagcccGTTCTTAATATTAACATTCTagtctgttatttaaaaacaatgtttaccctatatttctgtgtgtgtgtgtgtgtgtgtgtgtgtgtgtgtgtgaataaaataaaggctTCTCTAGATTTTCACTGTGTTCAGTGAGATTCACGGGGCTTCACTTACTAACGTGTCCACCCTATATACGTCTTGGATTTTCCTGGTATCTAAGTTTTAGAACTACCTTGTAAAACTGTTATCCCTTTGtcatatgtttcttcttttttcagtagctatttttgaacttcatattTGGCTTTCcactatctttaaaaaacactatTTCACAATTAACCTTAACTCTTCTTCAACTGACTTCTTCCGTTTTGAATTATTCTATTTCGATTGACTGTTTGTTCAGCTATTGAGtaactattttgtttgttttgtaggaAGGGCATGTGTATAATT
This region includes:
- the H1-6 gene encoding histone H1t, coding for MLLRGFVWDPTFGGKRNTKAPPPRGGAVPDDAPITARRALYKALRLPLHPYRTAHYALPGTLLLCFFLRDMSETVPVATADTAPAPVENPPAKRRGRKPMGMPGSSRKTPSLSVSKLITEALAVSQERAGMSLAALKKALAAAGYDVGKNNNRIKLGLKSLVSKGTLVQIKGTGASGSFKLNKKAIPEPRKSKVKRPTSAKAKKLISKDSKSPKSAKTTQKAKKPRAATAPKAPRGSRKAKGGRGRRPAQSPGKARAGEPKAGKAKVTQQKTSTRKVAFKK
- the LOC106988073 gene encoding histone H4 codes for the protein MSGRGKGGKGLGKGGAKRHRKVLRDNIQGITKPAIRRLARRGGVKRISGLIYEETRGVLKVFLENVIRDAVTYTEHAKRKTVTAMDVVYALKRQGRTLYGFGG